In one Oryzias latipes chromosome 13, ASM223467v1 genomic region, the following are encoded:
- the LOC111948430 gene encoding uncharacterized protein K02A2.6-like, whose protein sequence is MPAPTDVKGVQRLVGMINYLAKFYKHLSDDCEPLRQLTHKDSLWEWSDVQEDAFKRLKEKITQVPVLKYYSPEEELTLQCDASETGLGAALTQKGRDMLLADTLSRAYLQESNNKSQTELETECVNMVEYVPVSTESMEKIRTGTKTDHKLQILIETIQKGWPTCKKEVPTEITQFQSMQDELSTQDGLVFKGERVVIPDALQAEITQRIHSTHIGTEGCLRRARDCIYWHGMNDHIKKYIAKCDICRKVDAKQQKETLRPHELTDRPWTKVGTDLFNFDGREYLITVDYYSNFWDIDHLPDTKSSTVIRKLKAHFARQGIPEVVFSDNGP, encoded by the exons ATGCCAGCACCGACGGATGTTAAAGGTGTGCAGAGACTGGTAGGAATGATCAACTATTTGGCaaaattttacaaacatttatcaGATGACTGTGAACCTCTGAGACAACTTACTCACAAAGACAGCCTGTGGGAATGGTCAGATGTGCAAGAAGATGCATTTaaaagactgaaagaaaaaataacacaagtcccagttttaaaatattacagCCCAGAAGAGGAGTTGACACTGCAGTGTGATGCCAGTGAGACGGGGTTAGGTGCTGCTCTGACTCAAAAAG GCCGAGACATGCTGCTAGCCGATACCTTGAGTAGAGCCTACCTACaagaaagcaacaacaaaagtcAGACAGAGTTGGAGACAGAATGTGTCAACATGGTAGAGTATGTACCTGTCTCAACGGAGAGCATGGAAAAAATACGCACAGGAACAAAAACTGACCATAAACTACAAATTCTGATAGAAACAATACAAAAGGGATGGCCAACTTGTAAAAAGGAGGTGCCGACAGAAATAACCCAATTCCAATCTATGCAGGACGAGCTGAGTACACAGGATGGACTGGTCTTCAAAGGAGAAAGAGTGGTGATTCCAGACGCGCTGCAGGCGGAAATAACCCAGCGGATCCACTCAACACATATCGGCACAGAGGGATGCCTCAGAAGAGCCAGAGACTGCATTTATTGGCACGGTATGAATGACCACATCAAAAAATATATCGCAAAATGTGATATATGCAGAAAAGTGGACgctaaacaacaaaaagagacaCTAAGACCACATGAGCTGACCGACAGACCATGGACCAAAGTTGGGACAGACTTGTTCAACTTTGACGGTAGAGAGTACCTAATTACAGTGGATTACTATTCCAATTTCTGGGACATTGATCACCTACCAGATACTAAGTCAAGTACTGTGATTAGGAAACTGAAAGCTCATTTCGCACGTCAGGGAATACcagaagttgttttttctgaCAATGGGCCATAG